A region of the Dermacentor albipictus isolate Rhodes 1998 colony chromosome 4, USDA_Dalb.pri_finalv2, whole genome shotgun sequence genome:
CTAGGGCGACATTGGCCTTTTCCTTCCGCCATACTGTAACCCGATGGTGATGGGGTCCGGTGAGGGGTCGTCTTTCCTTCTTGCAATGTGCGTTCCCTTTCTTCTCAGCTTCTCGCTCGCCACCTTCTTTCCTTTACTATGTGCGGCAACTTGTATTTTGCCTTACACATTCGGTAGGGGTCGGCCGTGAGGTGCGCCTCGCCGCAGGTCACGCACTTGGGCGTCCACTCGTGTTCGATGATTGGGTTCTTCGACACGCAGGTCGGGCATAGCTTGACCTCCAGTCTTGGGCACACGTCAGGTGGGTGGCCGAGCCTGCCGCACTCCATGCAATAGTCCATCTGTTTCCGATACAACCACGCTATTATCATGATGCTATTGAAGTAAGTCCATGTGGGGACTCTGTTTCCCTCGTACACCAATATAACGGTGGTGGTACTGCCAAGCCGCTTGGAATATATGTTGTGTTGGCGTATGGTTTCTCGAGTTCACCAGCGCATGCATGAGCTGGTCTTGCGTATACTTCAGCGGAATGTTGCGGATAACCCGTTTTACCATTTGCTCAGCCGCCGAAACGTACGCGTTGGTCTCGTGCCTCTTTCCGTTGGTCGTCAAAAGCTTGATCTTAGCGATTTTCGTCGCAGTTGTCTCGTCCGGTGTGCTTATAACCAGGATGTTTTGCATGCGATTGCGAATGATAGTTATCATCTCGTGGTCTCCCACTACCACATCTTTGCGTATCGCATCGTCGCGACTCTTTCCGCACGTGTTCTCAATATTCAGCCCGTATATCGGTCAAACAATTATCTTAATATCATCCCTATGTATTCGGGGCATCCTACTGCTCGTAGACCTTTCCTCACTATGCTTCGGCCGCCTAGGCGCATCGGGCTTCGCGACCGGGTGCCGTCCTTTCCTGCAATCTCGTTAGCGTTCCTGCGGTTCCCTCTTCTGTGTGTAACTTCGATCCAACCGTCTGCAACGCATTCACTGTCTTCTGCAAAGGAAATGCGTTTTGCGTCATTGGGTCCATTGTCTAGGGTTTCCCCAGTTCCTGCCTCGTCTATGTACATTTCGGTGCTATGTCGTTCAATCCTCGAGTCCAACAAAGGATGCTCCAGGCCAAACCTTCGTTAGGCTTGGGCGCGCTCACACGGGACTGCAGCGATTTAAGTGCGGTAAAAACTCGCAAATTTCACGCTCACCCAAAAAATTGGTATCCCTGGGTTGACAATGACTTGCTCTTTCCGATTACATGTCGCTTTCGTGTGTAAGATTCTAAAAACCGGCGGAAGTACTCATGAATCAACGGAGTCGATGCGAGAAGCGTCCGGTCTCACTGCCGACTTCTTCCCCCAAAGTTAATGAAGACAGAGTTAATCCTAGTACACGAACAAGCGGCCTTCAGTGGAAGTCGCACCCTTGTGCTTATGTGGAAGTCGGACCCACGACCTTCGGAATTAAGGCAAATTAATCCACCGTTTCTCAGtgtagagttaaggcactcgaatccacGAACTTTGATGGAAGTCGCACCCTCTACCTTTGGTGGATGTAGAACCCAGGACCTCTGGAGTTAATTAGAACAATGAAGGCAGTTAACGTAGCGTCAGATAAGGCATTATTGTTCCTTCCCACGATCTTTGGTGGAAGAAAACAATAAGCAGGAACAACGCATTCGAGTGAGAATGTCAATTTATTTATTGTGAATTGAGCgcacaggctttcgccttcaccctctgcCGTATGCTAAAGTGGGCGTCAATATTTTTAATTGCCCCTATACTGAATAACCCAAATACGTTGCAGTACGTGTAACTTTAATGCGTGAACATTAAATTTTGACATCTGTGCCTCCAGTGCAGAAGGCTGCTGCATCGTACAGCACTCATGTCGCCGCATTCGCGTGCGTTTTGTCGTCGCCTGAAGGAGATTCGGTGCACTGCTTCACCACACCGGTGAAAAGGACACTGGCATGTATTTCAAGAAGCTCGAACCTACTAACATTTAAAAGTGCTAATGAGACCAAGATACTACAATGATCAAACTCCAAATAAGATCACATGATCATGTAGGCAACCACGGCTGAATTAACAAAGCTTTTTTATTGTTCCCAAGTGTTCCCTGCTTTGACAGGTAGCGTTCGCTAATACTACGTGCACCATTAGGATTGGTTTAATTATCTTACGAACGAATCGGTTGCAAAATCAAATGCTAGCCAACCTTTATGTTGAACACATCACCAAAGGACActagccaatggcaaagagccgTTACGAACGGCTCTTTGTTAAAGTCTTCCTTATGTTAAATGTTAAAGCCCTCCTTATCGCATGACACTTTTTAAGCAACACACAAGTATTGAAACGAGCTAGACTATTTTACGTGAATTCATATTGAAAAAGACTGCTCAAGAAAAAAACTGTTAAATACGTTCAACGATATCAACAAGCTATTGCAGAGCGCAGTCGTAAAACGCTTTTATTCAGAACGTGCCCGTGCTATCTTGATAACGCAAAGGCGCTGATCAGAGTCAGAAATGCCGTCGTCCTGGCTTAATGTGCATATACGTTTCACGGCAGTGTAAGTCACACTGCAATTGTTAGTGCTTGTTCAATGCTATCGAGCAACAGAAGCTACTGTTCAAGCTTTAAGAACAGCATAAATGTGTGTGTGGCTATTAAACAAGGTCCCCCACAAAAGGCCACTATTGTCTACGCGCAAGAGGAATGTCTTACCAGCTGCAACCAAGAATCGTTCAGGTTATATAGTGACATGTAAACAGCCGTCATGCCCAAACGAAAGCCACAGGACGTTTATAAATCTGCTGGAAGTGACGCCAAGACTTACGAATATGCAGTTCTCTCGACAAAAGTGAACGCAAGGCAACGCCGTATACTTGAAGACCACATAACAGAGCACTTCCCGAACAGCACTAGGTGTCGAAAGATTCGGCACTGAAGAGCAGCCCACTGAACACGTTTCCATCCGCAGAAATATGTACGACAAACAACAAAATGTCTCTAACACGCCAATGAAGTGATTCCTATTGACAGCACTAATATACGCTGAAACAAGAGCCATTATTTTTGAAGACTGCTGGGCGAGAAAATAATTTACGCAGAAAAACTCACGAAGCAGAAAAAACATTTTGGACGATCGCGATCCTTCACGCTTGTTATAGCACAATAAAAAATCTTGGCAAATTAAACACGAAGAAAATGTTTCGCGAGCGATGAAGACATCTAGATGCAAAATAAGGCACTGCGAAATGCAAATTGAGATCAGTGTTCGTGCGCGTTGTTCTCAAACTGCGCCGTAGCACATCAATAAGCACAATTCGCGTTGCTGCCCTCGTTGTCGTCTCCTAGTTCCACAGCTGCTAGAAGACACACGCCACGTCACTCATTGCCGCGCTTTCTCGCAGGCTTCGATTACGTTCCGCATAGGCGTCCCCGCACAGTCGAAAGCCTTGAAGAACTCGTCGAAGCCCCGCATCTGCGCCGACGCTTTCACTCCACTCCCATAGGAACCGCTCGGAACACAAACGTGGTGCACAAAGAAGAGTATGAAGAACACCTGGCTGGCCGACAAGCTGTGGTAGCCGAATACCGGGGCCCGGTCGTGCCAGCTGGGTGTGGCATAGGCGCGGACCGCGGCTGACATCGACAAAATTGGGTACTTCAGTTCAGTGTTCACAACACCTCCACTTTGCCGTCGAAGGCAATGCAGGTGCGCTACCAGCCCTTCCCAGCTATCGGTTTCCTGCTCTGCGTAGTCGAAAAGCTTGTCCCACAAGGCGTCGGCAAGCATGACGCCCAGCACGGCCGCGTTGATGACACCTGCGCCGTCGGCTATGCTGCGGTTTCCTCCGGCGGTCTCCTTGCCAAAACTGAGAAGCGCGTACACGCTTGCCGCGACGGCGATCTGGTTGCCGAATCTCACGAGGAATGTGTGAGACAAGTCGACGCGCAGTCTGTACAACCCAGAGAGGCCCCGCATAGCATTGCTGCTGCGTATCTGAAATAAGAATGCACCGTTTCAGTTGCACGTAGGCAGCCAGCTCGACCCGCAAAACTGAGAAAACAATATAAGCGTTTCACGTGTCATACGTATGAATTGATTACAGCTCAGTGCGCGTAAGCATGTCTAGAAATTATTGAATCACAACACCCAGTGTTTTCTGCCCTGGTTACTGTTACTGCATGATATACAGGCACTCTATATTTCATTCTCAATGGCGCCACGAAGTAGACATCAAAAATAGTGATGTGGCTGATGTTAAGCAGAGCGTTCGCTCCTACTTCCTCGTTGCTTCGATATCTATCCGGGACATCACGGGGCGATTCAGACGCGGCCGACAATATAGGATCAGACAACAACGGCTTCTTCTGTGAAGGAATTGAAAACACAATCAATGACCATTGAGTGCAGGCAATCAGGCTACACCACAGAGTCACGGCAAAAGATGGCAATATCACTCCGCGATCGCAGGGCTCAGCACTACGTGGAAGCAGGTTGCCACTGAAGATCTGTGGCTCACGGTATGCACTATTGATTTGTGGTAAGTCTACACTTGCAACAATTATGCTCAATTAAATTCACTCTCCCGTTACTCAATATCCTCGCAAAAGCTCAAGCTAAGCTGATTACACCCTCAAAGAAGATGATGCACTACGTCACTGTTTACGACCCACCTGGCGGCACGGACGTTATAATCATTGACAAGTACAGAACTGAAACATCCGAGTAAAGGATATAGAACGTACTAGGCAATGATTTTTAAGAATGAAGGAGCAGCAACGAAATGGGTGCGACATATAAATGGCAGTTGCAAACTGCGCTAAGAGTAGCTCCAGTCCCATGCCCCCTTTCGCAAAACCTACCAATCTAAGTCATGTTTTGAAAGACCCTTGGATAACAGATTTCATTATCCTCGTTGTGTCATGGTGACAGACACTTCCACTATGCTATTCTACATTTAAACACTCATTCTGGGTACGTTTAAAGGTTTGCACAGGTTACCTGCTCACTGTCATTCTGTTGATGTGCCACCTTTGTGGTTAAATATTACACCCCTGTCAAGCGAGCAacttaagtgcacttacggggagtgcacttaAGCACCTAGAGTGATACGTTAGGCTACGCGGTGCCAAAGGAAAAAACAGAGCGcactcgctgaaaaaaaaaaataatggcgaCAGGCTAAAAGCGCGTTTTTGAAGATGTAGATTGCAATGAACTTTTTAAAAGGATTGTTTTACGTTGTGTTATAAATAAAACAaacttactattttttttttttgaacagaacaaaatgcgatttttttttattataagaaCTTTGCAAGTCAACGCCACCTAAGACGAGTGGAGTGAAGTGCACTCTTCTGGGAGCGATACTCCACTTGAGACGTTTTGATTTGGCAAAGTGTACTTAAACCGAgtgaacacttttcgtaagcgcACTTAACTTGCCCAATTGACAGGGGTTATTAGTATGTCTGTGACCAGCAAAGTTGCCTGCTACGTTGCTTTGTGCGGATGTCATGGCGGACATGATGAACAAGAACTACGTCCACCTGGTTTCCGCTTCCGTGCGTAGGCTCGAAGTGGGCAGACAAAACAAGGTATTTCTCCCACCTGCGCATGATGCAAACTACCTGGATGTTCAAACCGCCAGCGATAATGAATCGATATTCGGTCACATGAAAAGAGGCGAATTATTTGTGACGCTTTAGGCACGCGGACGAAGATGGGGCAAGCGTGTGGGCACCCAGTATTGCGATAATGTAAATACCGGAGAACATGCAAGCGGGTAATATTCGGAAAGTTGACTCTTTTGCACAATAAATTGCGCTCGTGAACATTTGTATATTTTGTTCACTTAAAAGCTCTCTTTCACTTTCTTCTTAATTAGAAAACAATGGGTTCATAATTCTTGGTGTTACCTATAATGCGATAAGTTACACCTATCTGGTGAACAAGATGAGGTTATAACTCAACTTCTTTAGCTGGCAGTGAATTGCTCTTCTAGAGCGGTTGACACGTTTCTGTATGATAGTTGGCCCTACGTTGGAAGTATGTACAGGGCGAGATGATcaagagagagcaaggagcgaTGCCGTGCTTGTTTGTAGTGGGTCCGAATAAGTCATTGGGTTACTTTTTTGAAACCTAAGCAATTACGAGAAACGTTTCCTATCTGATTTACTTTTCCGGGGTGTTTGAGCGTAATTATACATGACGTTAAGCAGACACCGGGTTGCTAGGTTACAACTGCTTCTCGCAGTGATTTGAACGGGTTTGCCTCTGCGGAATGGATGTAAAAGATGTAGCTGCCACCGCTCTTTATCGGTAATCGGTAATAAGCAGTAATTAAATCATTGCCTCCAGTAAAAGCTCACTGTCCGACTACATTATGTCATCAATGTAATGCATAGTAGCATACCGGCCGCGAAGGGACAAACGAGAACATTTTACTGCGCATGTTTgccccgcttactacaatgcgtCATCGACCTTCTGGTGCTAAGATGGAGtgacggtttttgcaatcacctatatatatgttcttcgttttaataaacatttagctgagagttagcgctcgtcctgtctgctcctttctgtgtccctgttaCACTTcacgctagaagccaaaatcatggaGTTATACGATTGGACGCTGCCTATGCTCTATTAGGTAAACAATAATCTCGCCACTCACCTGATTATAGAAGCTCCCAATTTCAAACTTATTCTCGAAGTAGTTCTCGCTTATGGAGGGCAGATGGCGCTTGTAGGGCGCAGTCAGGTTTTCAGGCAAAACAATATGAATGCTTCGCACCACACTCCGCACTGCGTTGGCGTCCAGGTGGGCAGAGAAGAAAACTTGGGCGTCCGCAATCACGGCTTCAGAGATCTTGTTAAACATTTCCAGCACAACCTGGTCACGGTCTGGGCTCGTCATCTGCTGCGTCGCCAACACATCCCAGAGTGGAAACAGTGCCATGGTCTGCTCTTCGCAAAACGCCGCGTGATCCGCTAGGCTAGCCGCCTGCCGAATTTCGTCGTCAAACGTGGCCAGCGTCGACTGTATGACGAAGTACAGTAGCGCGGCTGCTTGAACGAGGATGTTTTTTTCCGTCAATATGCTTAAGACTGCCGCGACGTCGGGAGGGTTTTCGATGGCAATCACTGGGAATGCGCTCAAAATCTCTTGCCACGTAGATATGCCCTCCATTGGAAACTGTTCGCCTAACTCCGGCATCGGGACGATAGAGTGCCCATCGTGAGAATTCTTGTGGGCCCTGCGGAATCGGCGAATTAGACTAAGCATGTCTGCCTGTGTAGCGCTTATGCCAGCGTGTCTCCTGGCAGCCTCGAACATGGCATGTCCGGCACTTGACGCTTCTAAGTCGATATATGGCGCAGGCTGAAAGCTTATGACGTAGGTGGCTTCATCCTTCTCGAATGATGATTTGTAGTACATGTAAAACACGCTGAAAATTTCGTACCTGAAGTGTAGCAGACCGACAAGCTTGATCAGGTCCACGTTGCGCGTGGCGTTCGTAGAGGTTCCCGACCAGCGGTGAAAGAGGTCGATGACGGCTGTCACTGCGTGCTCGGCAGTGAACAGATTTTTGACGCTTGCGAAGAGGCAGCTCTTGTGGTTCACCCAAATTATATCGCTGACCGGTGAGCGCAGTTTGGCCTGGAGAGTAGGGTGAACCACGAGAGATGTGAATGCTCGAACCGCAATCGCGCTGCGGTCTACTCCGCTCTTTTTGTAGCAGCCATAACTGAGAATGTCAGTGCACGGATCGTTTGACAGGTTGGCCAGCGTCAGTATCGTCTCCGTGGCGTCGGGGCAGCAGAATGGCGGCGCTTCGGGCAATTCGCCGTTGGAGCTTGTCAACTCGTTCATCAAGATCCACACGAGTGCCACCAATCCGGAAAGAAGTAGTGTCGCGAGCAGAACGACAAGCGCCACGACAGCGCGAGGGCCAGAGCTGCTCGGCGCCTCGTTGTTGGGCATTTGCTGCGAGAAGCGTCTTCCGATAGCCAGCAGGTTCGCCGCGGGACACCCGTGCAACGCTCCGGCTTCTTCTTCTCTGGCCCGTGCCACGTGCCATACGACTGACCGCGAGCCGCACCACAACCAGGCAATCAGAACCAATTGGTGaagaagttgttgttgttgttgtcctgagtggccgtggcacatacccaaagtgggggattggccaagaatcgggcggcttaattaggtgcctaaaataataatgataacaagggagttaacaatttgggcgtgtgagtttaaaagtaaaattctgtgtttggagaaaaaaggaaataatcagatgaaaaccgggaataagataataataattataacaataataattaataaaggataagaaataaaagaaagctatggttgggagggagaacgatcaatctaacatggaaatcaattagtttcaatgaggtaattttggatcgccaagcaaacatttctgttgctgaacccaacaatggaggctccaaaagataggatcacaggcactgataaagtcagaccaatagagcgaagcgggatttcgagtagtcgttttcttataatagaaaaacgtctgcaagacaacaagaaatggtcgattgtctccgcttcgccacagaatgagcataatggtgaggggaccaggggcgctataacgtaaaactattccaaacttttctattccaattctgctatcagccctccacgattggtcgaaaactttttttcgaccacgccaacttcgcctgtctgtcacgcgacgtcacgaaaaccgcgatacctccccatctgatatgatgtgtacacactgattatgcatgatttgacagaaaaaagaaaaacagttatttctgattcgacctcttttcgccattagccctcggctattggtaaaaagttttcggactacacccacttcacctgcctgtcaagcgacgtcacaaaaccgcacaaaatCACCgggtcaaagtgacgtgtacgcgataaagatgcattaatatgccgaacaaaactgaattttcttcggaatagccgcaggctgccccgttctgaaaggaataaaagatagctgtcgccgatcgctgagacgctggctactcgcacctgccggagagcatgggtgtaattgcgtataataaagcttcttgcgtggccgtgtgacgttttcgagccctttagGCACGTTT
Encoded here:
- the LOC135914665 gene encoding uncharacterized protein, which encodes MPNNEAPSSSGPRAVVALVVLLATLLLSGLVALVWILMNELTSSNGELPEAPPFCCPDATETILTLANLSNDPCTDILSYGCYKKSGVDRSAIAVRAFTSLVVHPTLQAKLRSPVSDIIWVNHKSCLFASVKNLFTAEHAVTAVIDLFHRWSGTSTNATRNVDLIKLVGLLHFRYEIFSVFYMYYKSSFEKDEATYVISFQPAPYIDLEASSAGHAMFEAARRHAGISATQADMLSLIRRFRRAHKNSHDGHSIVPMPELGEQFPMEGISTWQEILSAFPVIAIENPPDVAAVLSILTEKNILVQAAALLYFVIQSTLATFDDEIRQAASLADHAAFCEEQTMALFPLWDVLATQQMTSPDRDQVVLEMFNKISEAVIADAQVFFSAHLDANAVRSVVRSIHIVLPENLTAPYKRHLPSISENYFENKFEIGSFYNQIRSSNAMRGLSGLYRLRVDLSHTFLVRFGNQIAVAASVYALLSFGKETAGGNRSIADGAGVINAAVLGVMLADALWDKLFDYAEQETDSWEGLVAHLHCLRRQSGGVVNTELKYPILSMSAAVRAYATPSWHDRAPVFGYHSLSASQVFFILFFVHHVCVPSGSYGSGVKASAQMRGFDEFFKAFDCAGTPMRNVIEACEKARQ